The following proteins are co-located in the Desulfobacterales bacterium genome:
- a CDS encoding MOSC domain-containing protein: MGRIIAVCQSFDKGTRKEPVTEGFLKEDYGLLSDAHADCCTHRQVSLLAMESINKMHNQGFNVSPGDFAENLTTEGVDLTSLPVGTCLSVGFEVLLEVTQLGKRCHTGCAIYREIGRCIMPKEGLFARVIQGGSVKAGAKIDIKK; this comes from the coding sequence GGGCAGAATAATCGCTGTTTGTCAAAGTTTCGACAAGGGCACCAGAAAAGAGCCTGTAACCGAGGGGTTTTTAAAAGAGGACTACGGCCTTTTGAGTGATGCCCATGCCGATTGCTGCACGCACCGTCAGGTAAGCCTGCTGGCGATGGAAAGTATTAACAAGATGCACAATCAGGGTTTTAATGTCAGCCCCGGCGACTTCGCCGAGAATCTTACGACAGAGGGGGTTGACCTGACCTCCCTGCCGGTGGGCACCTGTCTTTCTGTTGGGTTTGAGGTCCTCCTGGAGGTTACCCAGCTCGGCAAAAGATGTCATACGGGCTGTGCCATCTATCGTGAGATAGGCAGATGCATCATGCCAAAAGAGGGACTATTCGCCAGGGTGATCCAAGGAGGATCTGTGAAGGCAGGGG